A single region of the Labeo rohita strain BAU-BD-2019 chromosome 3, IGBB_LRoh.1.0, whole genome shotgun sequence genome encodes:
- the top3a gene encoding DNA topoisomerase 3-alpha, whose product MNVLFRSLRGTIDSRLSRQISVSMIRRTQIKKVLCVAEKNDAAKGIAEIMSNGRSRRREGYSVYNKIYEYEYNLFGQNVTVSMTSVSGHLLGLEFKAPFQKWHSCNPVLLFDAEVEKYCPENFIPIKRTLEREVRQCQALVVWTDCDREGENIGFEIIDVCKAVKPNVQVFRARFSEITPNSIRRACETLTEPDINVSDAVDVRQELDLRIGASFTRFQTLRLQKIFPESLSDQLISYGSCQFPTLGFVVERFKAIQAFVPETFFKIKVVHEPNEEESVEFSWKRHRLFNHTACLVLYQMCMEDPMAKVISVTSKPKSKWRPLPLDTVELEKLASRKLRISAKETMKIAEKLYTQGFISYPRTETNMFPQNLNLTMLVEQQTQDNEWGNFAQRILESGGPTPRNGNKSDQAHPPIHPTKYTNSLQGNEKRLYEFIVRHFLACCSKDAQGQEVTVEIEIAEERFSASGLTIIARNYLEVYPYDKWYNKVIPLYTADTTFQPTAIEMVEGQTSPPQLLTEADLISLMEKHGIGTDATHAEHIETIKSRMYVGLTADQRFLPGELGMGLVEGYNSMGYEMSKPDLRAELEADLKLVSEGRKDKASVLSYHVAKYKAVFIESVRKAKKLDEALSNYLGPAQEITEQEQGEMEIPLPVRKCPQCNRDMVLKKKKDSTGMFLSCMGYPACKAAVWFPDTVLEVSRDESVCPTCRPPPVHMLKFKFKRGSLPPMMPLEFVGCIGGCDETLREVLNLKYIRGGEADSGSRAHTGSGSNQHHVPRTNSAPPSRVENIRPPAPRANGNRPPASLPPPRAAQPPASAQGGDIVCNCGQEAILLTVRKEGPNQGRQFYKCNTGDCKFFLWADQPAEQAAPGGSRGPLSQNSQPPRPSIGFGNIPQQRQNNRAPGGDDGETMCNCNEPAVTRTVMKDGPNKGRMFHTCGKPRDQQCGFFQWANENVAPATGFSGGNGARHPGNKKPSTTSNKPPAAKRQRTCGLCHEPGHTRVTCPQGR is encoded by the exons ATGAACGTTTTGTTTAGATCACTGAGAGGGACCATTGACAGTCGACTTTCTAGGCAAATATCTGTAAGCATGATTAGACGTACACAGATTAAGAAAGTGCTCTGTGTTGCTGAGAAAAACGATGCAGCTAAGGGCATAGCAGAGATCATGTCAAATGGGAGATCGAGAAGA aGAGAGGGCTACTCTgtttacaacaaaatatatgagTACGAATACAACCTGTTTGGTCAA AATGTAACTGTAAGCATGACATCTGTGTCAGGACATCTCTTGGGTCTTGAATTCAAAGCTCCTTTTCAGAAATG GCATAGTTGTAATCCAGTCCTGTTGTTTGATGCTGAGGTGGAAAAGTACTGCCCTGAGAACTTTATACCGATCaaa AGGACTTTGGAGAGAGAGGTGAGACAGTGTCAAGCTCTGGTCGTTTGGACTGATTGTGACAGAGAAGGAGAAAATATCGGCTTTGAGATCATTGATGTCTGCAAAGCAG TGAAGCCAAATGTTCAGGTCTTCCGTGCGCGCTTCTCTGAGATCACCCCAAACTCCATAAGGAGAGCCTGTGAGACCCTTACTGAGCCGGATATCAACGTCAGTGATGCAGTGGATGTGAGACAGGAGCTGGATCTCCGCATCG GGGCATCATTTACCAGGTTCCAGACATTACGCTTGCAGAAGATATTCCCAGAATCTCTCTCCGATCAGCTCATCAGTTATGGCAGTTGTCAGTTCCCCACCCTTGGCTTTGTAGTAGAGCGGTTTAAAGCCATTCAAGCCTTCGTCCCTGaaactttctttaaaatcaAAG TTGTCCATGAGCCTAATGAAGAGGAATCGGTAGAATTCAGCTGGAAAAGACATCGTCTTTTCAATCACACTGCATGCCTTGTGCTGTACCAGATGTGCATGGAG GATCCCATGGCGAAAGTGATATCTGTAACAAGTAAACCGAAAAGCAAATGGCGACCGTTACCTCTTGACACTGTG gaaCTTGAAAAACTGGCTTCAAGAAAACTGAGGATAAGTGCCAAAGAAACCATGAAAATCGCAGAAAAGCTGTACACACAAGG GTTTATCAGTTATCCTCGTACTGAGACCAACATGTTTCCACAGAACCTGAACCTTACCATGCTGGTTGAGCAACAGACACAAGACAACGAATGGGGAAATTTTGCTCAGCGCATTTTGGAAAGCGGTGGGCCCACACCTCGAAATGGAAACAAATCAGATCAGGCCCACCCCCCCATTCACCCCACCAAATACACCAACAGTTTACAG GGAAATGAAAAGCGGCTGTATGAGTTCATTGTACGTCACTTCCTAGCCTGTTGCTCCAAAGATGCTCAGGGTCAAGAGGTGACGGTTGAAATTGAAATAGCTGAAGAGAGATTCTCTGCTAGTGGATTGACGATCATTGCACGCAATTATCTGGAAGTGTACCCCTATGACAAGTGGTACAATAAG gttATTCCATTATACACGGCTGACACCACATTCCAGCCCACAGCAATTGAGATGGTGGAAGGACAGACCAGTCCACCACAGCTTCTGACAGAGGCCGATTTGATATCGCTCATGGAGAAACATGGCATTG GTACCGATGCAACACATGCTGAACACATTGAGACCATAAAGAGCCGCATGTACGTGGGTCTGACGGCTGACCAGAGGTTCCTTCCTGGAGAACTTGGCATGGGTCTGGTTGAAG GGTATAACTCAATGGGATATGAGATGTCTAAACCAGACTTGAGAGCGGAGCTGGAGGCCGACCTTAAACTTGTGTCAGAGGGCCGAAAGGACAAAGCTTCTGTCCTCAGTTATCATGTGGCAAAATACAAGGCTGTTTTTATAGAGTCCGTGAGGAAGGCAAAAAA ATTGGATGAGGCTTTGTCCAATTATCTGGGCCCTGCTCAGGAAATTACTGAACAGGAGCAAGGAGAAATGGAGATACCATTACCAGTACGAAAGTGTCCTCAGTGTAACCGTGACATGGTgctaaaaaagaagaaagacagCACAGG GATGTTTCTTTCATGTATGGGATATCCAGCTTGTAAAGCAGCCGTGTGGTTTCCAGACACAGTTCTGGAGGTCAGCAGAGACGAGAGTGTCTGTCCAACTTGCCGTCCACCTCCAGTGCATAT GCTGAAGTTTAAATTCAAGAGGGGAAGTTTGCCACCTATGATGCCTCTTGAATTTGTTGGATGCATCGGTGGATGTGACGAGACTCTCAGAGAGgtcttaaacttaaaatatatccGAGGAGGAGAAGCAGATTCTGGCTCTCGGGCACATACCGGCTCTGGATCAAACCAGCATCATGTACCTAGAACCAACTCAGCACCGCCATCCAGGGTGGAGAACATTAGACCTCCAGCACCCAGAGCCAACGGTAACCGTCCCCCAGCCAGTCTGCCACCTCCACGGGCAGCACAACCACCAGCTTCAGCCCAGGGTGGGGACATTGTGTGTAACTGTGGCCAGGAAGCCATTCTTCTCACTGTACGCAAAGAAGGTCCCAATCAAGGCCGTCAGTTTTACAAGTGTAACACAGGAGACTGTAAATTCTTCCTGTGGGCTGATCAGCCAGCTGAGCAGGCAGCGCCTGGAGGGAGCAGAGGACCCCTCAGTCAGAATTCGCAACCTCCCAGGCCCTCAATTGGCTTTGGGAACATACCTCAGCAGAGGCAAAACAACAGAGCACCTGGAGGTGATGATGGGGAAACTATGTGTAACTGTAATGAGCCTGCAGTGACCAGGACCGTCATGAAAGATGGGCCAAACAAAGGACGAATGTTCCATACCTGTGGGAAACCACGTGATCAGCAGTGTGGGTTCTTCCAGTGGGCGAACGAAAATGTGGCTCCAG CCACAGGTTTCTCTGGAGGAAATGGTGCCAGACATCCCGGGAACAAAAAGCCCAGCACTACCTCCAACAAACCTCCAGCCGCCAAAAGGCAAAGAACCTGTGGATTATGTCATGAGCCGGGTCACACACGGGTCACCTGTCCACAGGGCAGATGA
- the flii gene encoding protein flightless-1 homolog, producing MAATGVLPFIRGVDLSGNDFKGGYFPEHVKSMTSLRWLKLNRTGLCYLPEELSSLQKLEHLSVSHNSLTTLHGELSSLPNLRAVVARANNLKNSGVPDDIFQLDDLSVLDLSYNQLTEIPRDLENSRNMLVLNLSHNSIDNIPNQLFINLTDLLYLDLSDNNLDSLPPQMRRLVHLQTLILNNNPLMHAQLRQLPAMVALQTLHLRNTQRTQNNMPTSLEGLTNLADVDLSCNDLSRVPECLYSLPNLKRLNLSSNQISELSLCIDQWTKLETLNLSRNQLTSLPSAICKLSKLKKLYVNSNKIDFDGLPSGVGKLSNLVEFMAANNNLELVPEGLCRCGKLKKLVLNKNRLVTLPEAIHFLTDLEVLDVRENPNLVMPPKPVDRTAEWYNIDFSLQNQLRLAGASPATVAAAGGGNSPRDHMARKMRLRRRKDSAQDDQAKQVLKGMSDVAQEKNKSIEENGDLKYSDLKTKRWDKNLEKPHLDYSEFFMEDVGQIPGVSVWQIENFIPIQVDEAFHGKFYEADCYIVLKTFLDDNGALNWQIYYWIGQEATLDKKAGSAIHAVNLRNYLGAECRTIREEMGDESEEFTAVFNNEISYIEGGTASGFYTVEDTQYPTRLYRVYGKKNIRLESVPLKASSLDPRFVFLLDAGLEIFVWRGGNATLGGTTKARLFAEKINKNERKGKAEITTLMQNHEPPEFWEVLGGQPEEIKKHVPDDFTPVRPKLYKVGLGLGYLELPQINYKLSVEHKDKLKLDVVPEQRLVQGLLDTKGVYILDCWSDVFIWIGRKSPRLVRAAALKLGQEVCGMLHRPKHAVVIRNLEGTECQVFKSRFKNWDDVLKVDYTRNAESVKQSEGLTGKVKKDAEQKDQMKADLTALFLPRQPAMPLTEAEQMMEEWNEDLDGMEGFVLEGKKFARLPEEEFGHFHTQDCYVFLCRYWVPVEYEDDQAKDKEKGEEGDDEDKQPEEDFQCVVYFWQGREASNMGWLTFTFSLQKKFESLFPGKLEVVRMTQQQENLKFLSHFKRKFIIHKGKRKLKVDSVQPSLYHIRTNGSALCTRTIQIATDSSNLNSEFCFILKVPFESTDNQGIVYTWVGRAADPDEAKLAEDIMNTMFDDTYSKQVINEGEEPENFFWVGIGSQKPYDEDAEYMKYARLFRCSNEKGYFAVSEKCSDFCQDDLADDDIMLLDNGKEVYMWVGSQTSQVEIKLSLKACQVYIQHMRSKDAEHPRKLRLVRKGNEPHCFTRCFHAWSAFKTAPA from the exons ATGGCCGCGACCGGAGTTCTCCCCTTTATCAGGGGAGTAGACCTAAGTGGGAATGACTTTAAG gGGGGTTATTTTCCCGAGCATGTCAAGTCTATGACCAGCTTGCGATGGCTGAAGCTGAACAGGACGGGGCTTTGCTATCTTCCAGAGGAACTGTCCTCCCTACAGAAACTG GAACATTTGTCTGTGAGTCACAACAGCCTGACGACGCTGCATGGAGAACTGTCAAGTCTTCCCAACCTGAGG GCGGTTGTGGCCAGAGCAAACAACCTGAAGAACTCTGGTGTTCCTGATGATATTTTTCAGCTGGATGATCTTTCTGTGCTG GATCTGAGCTACAACCAACTAACAGAAATCCCTCGGGACTTGGAGAACTCCAGAAACATGTTGGTCTTAAACCTCAGCCACAATAG CATTGATAACATACCAAATCAGCTGTTCATTAACCTCACTGATCTGCTGTACCTGGACCTAAGTGACAATAATTTGGACAGTCTGCCGCCTCAGATGAGACGCTTGGTCCATTTGCAGACCCTCATACTCAATAATAATCCTCTTATGCATGCACAGCTGAG GCAATTACCTGCTATGGTGGCCCTTCAAACCCTCCATTTAAGGAACACTCAGCGTACTCAAAATAACATGCCCACAAGTCTGGAGGGTCTCACCAATCTAGCAG aTGTGGACCTGTCCTGTAACGATCTGTCTCGGGTACCAGAATGCTTGTATTCGCTGCCTAATCTCAAACGGCTAAATCTGAGCAGCAATCAGATATCTGAACTGTCACTGTGCATAGATCAGTGGACCAAACTTGAGACGCTCAACCTTTCAAGGAATCAGCTCACATCCCTGCCA TCTGCCATTTGCAAGCTGTCTAAGCTGAAGAAGCTGTATGTGAACTCAAACAAAATTGATTTTGATGGGCTTCCATCTGGTGTGGGAAAATTGTCCAACTTGGTTGAGTTCATGGCTGCAAATAATAATTTGGAGCTTGTTCCAGAGGGACTTTGCAG GTGTGGAAAATTGAAAAAGCTGGTTTTGAACAAGAACCGGCTTGTGACATTACCAGAGGCCATTCATTTCCTCACTGACTTGGAG gttttgGATGTCCGTGAGAATCCAAATCTAGTAATGCCCCCTAAACCAGTGGACAGGACAGCTGAGTGGTACAACATAGATTTCTCACTGCAGAACCAACTGCGATTGGCTGGTGCATCTCCAGCCACTGTGGCAGCAGCTGGTGGAG GAAATAGCCCAAGAGACCATATGGCCAGAAAGATGAGGCTGAGGAGGCGCAAGGACTCAGCCCAGGATGATCAGGCTAAACAGGTGCTGAAGGGAATGTCAGACGTGGCTCAGGAGAAGAACAAATCCATTGAG GAGAATGGAGACTTGAAATACTCTGATCTGAAGACCAAACGATGGGACAAGAACCTGGAGAAACCGCATCTGGATTACTCAGAGTTCTTCATGGAGGATGTGGGGCAGATCCCTGGTGTTTCAGTTTGGCAGATAGAAAACTTTATACCCATCCAGGTGGACGAGGCCTTCCATGGGAAGTTCTATGAGGCAGATTGTTACATTGTTCTCAAG ACATTCTTAGATGACAATGGAGCCCTGAACTGGCAGATCTATTACTGGATCGGGCAGGAGGCTACCCTTGATAAGAAAGCCGGCTCTGCCATCCATGCTGTCAATCTCCGTAATTATTTGGGTGCCGAGTGCAGGACTATCAGAGAAGAGATGGGAGACGAGAGTGAAGAATTCACTGCG GTGTTCAACAATGAGATTTCCTACATTGAGGGCGGAACTGCCAGTGGATTTTACACAGTGGAGGACACTCAATACCCAACCAG ATTGTACAGGGTTTATGGGAAAAAGAACATCAGATTAGAATCTGTGCCTCTGAAAGCATCCTCCCTTGACCCACG GTTTGTCTTTTTGTTGGACGCTGGTCTTGAAATATTTGTTTGGAGAGGAGGCAATGCAACGCTTGGTGGTACTACAAAAGCAAG GTTATTTGCTGAGAAGATCAACAAAAATGAGCGAAAAGGCAAAGCGGAGATTACGACTTTAATGCAGAATCACGAACCTCCAGAATTCTGGGAAGTTCTTGGGGGACAGCCTGAGGAAATCAAGAAACATGTCCCAGATGACTTCACTCCTGTCCGACCCAAGCTCTATAAG GTTGGTTTGGGCTTGGGATACCTTGAACTTCCTCAGATCAACTACAAACTCTCTGTGGAGCACAAGGACAAGCTCAAGCTAGATGTGGTTCCAGAGCAAAGATTG GTACAAGGTCTTTTAGACACTAAAGGTGTCTACATCTTAGATTGCTGGTCTGATGTCTTCATTTGGATTGGCCGTAAGTCCCCTCGGCTTGTGAGGGCAGCTGCACTGAAGCTTGGCCAAGAGGTGTGCGGTATGCTCCATCGACCAAAACATGCTGTAGTCATCCGTAATCTGGAGGGCACAGAGTGCCAg GTCTTCAAATCCAGGTTCAAGAATTGGGATGACGTGTTGAAGGTGGATTATACCAGGAACGCAGAGAGTGTGAAACAAAGTGAGGGCTTGACTGGAAAGGTGAAGAAGGATGCAGAGCAGAAGGATCAGATGAAAGCCGACCTAACGGCTCTGTTCCTTCCTAGACAGCCAGCGATGCCTCTCACAGAG GCAGAGCAGATGATGGAGGAGTGGAATGAGGATTTGGATGGCATGGAAGGATTCGTTCTGGAGGGGAAGAAGTTTGCCCGTTTACCAGAGGAGGAGTTTGGTCACTTTCATACTCAGGATTGCTACGTATTTCTCTGCAG GTACTGGGTGCCAGTGGAATATGAGGATGATCAGGCCAAAGACAAAGAGAAAGGAGAAGAGGGAGATGATGAGGACAAACAGCCTGAAGAAGACTTCCAGTGTGTGGTTTACTTCTGGCAGGGCCGTGAGGCCTCCAACATGGGCTGGCTGACCTTCACTTTCAGCTTGCAGAAGAAGTTTGAGAGCTTGTTCCCAGGCAAACTGGAG GTTGTGAGGATGACCCAGCAGCAGGAGAATCTTAAGTTCTTGTCACATTTCAAGAGGAAGTTCATCATCCACAAAGGCAAGAGGAAGCTAAAAGTGGACAGTGTGCAGCCAAGCTTATACCACATCAGGACAAATGGAAGTGCGCTATGCACCAG GACTATTCAGATAGCCACAGATTCCAGTAACCTCAACTCTGAATTCTGCTTCATATTGAAG GTGCCATTTGAAAGTACAGACAACCAGGGAATAGTATACACATGGGTGGGGCGAGCAGCAGACCCAGATGAAGCCAAACTAGCAGAGGACATCATGAACACGATGTTTGATGACACCTACAGCAAACAG gtgatAAATGAAGGAGAAGAGCCAGAAAATTTCTTCTGGGTTGGCATCGGCTCACAGAAGCCATACGATGAAGACGCAGAGTACATGAAATACGCTAGACTGTTCAG GTGCTCCAATGAGAAGGGTTACTTTGCAGTATCAGAGAAGTGCTCAGACTTCTGTCAAGATGACCTGGCCGATGACGACATCATGCTTTTGGACAACGGAAAAGAG GTTTACATGTGGGTTGGCTCACAGACAAGCCAGGTGGAGATTAAACTGAGCTTGAAGGCTTGTCAG GTCTACATTCAGCACATGAGGTCCAAGGATGCAGAGCACCCGAGAAAGCTGCGCCTGGTGCGCAAGGGCAACGAGCCTCACTGTTTCACCCGTTGTTTCCACGCATGGAGCGCCTTCAAGACGGCACCTGCATAA